The bacterium genome includes a region encoding these proteins:
- a CDS encoding C_GCAxxG_C_C family protein translates to MERTDASESLFKEGFSCSQAVFAAFAPELELDKETALKIASSFGGGMAQMGEVCGAVTGALMALGLKYGRTKARDIETKMRNYELVQEFFKRFKERHSSIICKELLGLDMSVPEERTLIHERKLTATECPKFVETAARILENLM, encoded by the coding sequence ATGGAAAGAACCGATGCTTCAGAATCGCTCTTCAAGGAAGGCTTCAGCTGCTCGCAGGCGGTATTTGCCGCATTCGCGCCCGAACTGGAGCTCGACAAAGAAACCGCACTCAAAATCGCTTCATCATTCGGCGGCGGAATGGCGCAGATGGGCGAGGTATGCGGAGCCGTGACAGGCGCTTTAATGGCGCTCGGCCTCAAATACGGAAGGACGAAGGCTCGCGATATCGAAACAAAGATGCGTAACTACGAGCTGGTTCAGGAGTTCTTCAAGCGCTTCAAGGAGCGCCATTCATCCATAATCTGCAAGGAGCTCCTGGGTCTCGATATGAGCGTTCCCGAGGAAAGGACGCTTATTCACGAGCGAAAGCTTACTGCAACCGAATGCCCCAAATTCGTGGAAACAGCCGCGCGTATACTTGAGAATTTGATGTAG
- a CDS encoding DUF4342 domain-containing protein, whose protein sequence is MTEEKKRDERTVGEQFEVAGAELVEFVKKLIREGNIRRIIIRNEKGEVLIEIPLTAGVAIGGVLTLFAPILVAVGAMAALLTSVKVEVIRTEEQR, encoded by the coding sequence ATGACAGAAGAAAAAAAGAGAGATGAGCGCACGGTCGGCGAGCAGTTCGAGGTCGCAGGCGCCGAGCTCGTCGAGTTCGTAAAGAAGCTTATACGCGAGGGCAACATAAGGCGCATCATAATCCGCAACGAGAAGGGCGAGGTCTTAATAGAGATTCCCCTTACGGCAGGAGTCGCGATAGGCGGCGTGCTGACGCTTTTTGCTCCCATACTCGTCGCCGTGGGCGCCATGGCCGCGCTTTTGACGAGCGTCAAGGTCGAGGTCATAAGAACAGAGGAGCAAAGATAA
- a CDS encoding nucleoside deaminase — MREALVEAENALARGDRPIGAVIVHDGKIIASGSNAFLTSKSNIEHAEMRALRSCAPFLQTRGQECTIYTTVEPCLMCLGAIVMCEIGSIVFGMHDNWIKPRLAIENVPHLANRIDLYLGGVIEAECEELYKKFSLREHEMIKTGVKRT; from the coding sequence ATGCGGGAGGCGCTAGTTGAAGCAGAGAATGCTCTTGCCAGAGGGGATAGGCCTATAGGAGCAGTAATCGTCCACGATGGCAAAATCATCGCCAGCGGTTCAAATGCTTTTCTAACCTCGAAGAGCAACATCGAGCACGCCGAGATGCGGGCGCTTCGCTCGTGCGCGCCCTTTCTTCAGACCCGCGGTCAGGAGTGCACGATATACACCACCGTGGAGCCCTGTCTCATGTGCCTTGGCGCCATCGTCATGTGCGAGATCGGCTCCATCGTTTTCGGCATGCACGACAACTGGATAAAGCCCCGTCTTGCGATAGAGAACGTACCGCATCTGGCGAATCGCATCGACTTGTACCTGGGGGGAGTCATTGAGGCCGAGTGCGAAGAACTCTACAAGAAATTCTCATTAAGGGAGCACGAGATGATTAAGACGGGAGTAAAAAGGACTTGA
- a CDS encoding serine hydrolase: MNNRFLPFAIVLNLVLMGSGCAKTPDYWPTDGWRTSPPEAQGMDSETLSKLLEFIREHDMHMHSVTIIRHGYIVFDAYFWPASPSTLHDIASCTKSLTSTLVGIAQDKGYLDIDKTMLSYFPDRTVRNLDAEKQKITVKNLLTMTSGMKCVNVPTEVTLNEMLQSPDYVQFALDLPVTAEPGSKWEYASCGSHLLGAIVANSTGMSEEEFCRKNLFEPLGIDTFYWPRDRQGYNHGWGDLRMRPLDMAKLGFLYLHKGLWDSRRILSSNYVRKATKTRTKFESGEGYGYQWWTYKFGSYYAKGRGGQRIFMAPVLDLIVVTTAGNSAAESDLYEPMLGQVILPAVKKMGRGSLPENPDAFARLEAGIKEAGEPPLPEPVPTLPQTAYDVSGKAWALDSNLVGWETLKLEFDNGSNEAFITLMVNGRTNRFPVGLDGVPRIATGESFAADSRYAGQDVALNGSWSSDTFAIDFNTIGVIERGTIAFHFIADTVGIELFEKTFIGAPVTFTGKLKE; this comes from the coding sequence TTGAATAATCGTTTTCTGCCGTTCGCAATAGTTTTGAATCTCGTACTTATGGGTTCGGGGTGTGCAAAAACCCCAGATTACTGGCCCACCGACGGCTGGCGTACCTCGCCCCCTGAGGCGCAGGGCATGGACTCCGAAACCCTCTCAAAGCTCCTGGAATTTATCCGCGAACATGACATGCACATGCATTCGGTAACCATCATCAGGCACGGGTATATTGTTTTCGACGCTTACTTCTGGCCCGCTTCACCATCAACCCTGCACGACATCGCCTCTTGCACCAAGAGCCTCACCTCGACACTTGTGGGCATCGCGCAGGACAAGGGTTATCTGGATATAGATAAAACAATGCTTTCCTACTTTCCGGATAGAACCGTCCGAAATCTCGACGCAGAAAAGCAAAAGATAACGGTCAAAAATCTTCTTACCATGACCTCGGGCATGAAGTGCGTGAACGTACCCACCGAGGTCACCCTGAACGAGATGCTGCAAAGCCCTGACTACGTCCAGTTCGCACTCGACCTCCCCGTAACAGCCGAGCCCGGCTCGAAATGGGAATACGCAAGCTGCGGCTCTCACCTGCTCGGAGCAATCGTCGCAAATTCGACCGGAATGAGCGAGGAGGAGTTCTGCCGCAAGAACCTCTTTGAACCCCTGGGCATCGATACCTTTTACTGGCCTCGCGACCGGCAGGGTTACAACCACGGATGGGGCGATCTCCGTATGAGACCGCTCGATATGGCCAAGTTAGGCTTCCTCTATCTCCATAAAGGTCTCTGGGACTCGAGAAGGATACTCTCCTCAAACTACGTCCGTAAGGCCACGAAGACACGAACGAAATTTGAGTCCGGTGAAGGTTACGGTTACCAGTGGTGGACGTACAAGTTTGGTTCCTACTATGCCAAGGGGCGGGGCGGACAGCGCATCTTCATGGCACCCGTACTCGACCTCATCGTAGTAACTACGGCCGGAAACTCAGCTGCAGAGTCCGATCTTTACGAACCCATGCTCGGGCAGGTGATTTTACCTGCGGTAAAGAAGATGGGACGAGGCTCGCTTCCTGAGAATCCGGACGCATTCGCACGCCTCGAAGCGGGAATCAAGGAAGCCGGCGAACCTCCTTTACCGGAGCCAGTGCCAACCTTGCCTCAAACAGCTTACGATGTATCCGGCAAAGCCTGGGCGCTGGATTCGAATCTTGTAGGCTGGGAGACGTTGAAACTTGAGTTCGATAACGGTTCAAACGAGGCCTTCATCACCCTCATGGTCAACGGCCGCACGAACCGTTTCCCTGTCGGCCTCGACGGCGTTCCGCGCATAGCGACGGGTGAAAGCTTTGCCGCCGATTCGAGATATGCGGGTCAGGACGTCGCGCTTAATGGTTCCTGGTCTTCCGATACCTTCGCAATCGACTTCAATACCATCGGCGTCATCGAGAGGGGGACGATAGCGTTCCATTTTATCGCCGACACCGTCGGAATTGAACTCTTCGAGAAGACCTTTATCGGTGCACCGGTGACGTTTACAGGAAAGCTCAAGGAGTAA
- the ychF gene encoding redox-regulated ATPase YchF, which translates to MGLRCGLIGLPGCGKTTIFNALTAAGANAFTASESNVASVPVPDSRIVKLVKMYNAPKIVPAMLDVVDIPGLASGSTAEEGRGSKLLAHIKDVDALLHVVRSFEDANVPYANDTVDPVRDVQTIDLELVVADSQTVENKIIRISKKARTGDKDAQKEVAACEKVLRGLNEGIPARKQGLDEAEKKAVRECNLHSLKPQIYVANIKDVADADNRHVKALARVADAEGAELVVICGRDEAEIAMMDSVDQAMFLAELGLGESSRERLMHAARRALGLVNFITAGEKEVHIWTCRSGDKAPVAAGKIHTDMEKGFIRMEVIRYEDLVTLGSETAVARAGKQRVEGKDYIVQEGDIVGVRFNKS; encoded by the coding sequence ATGGGGCTTCGCTGCGGTTTGATTGGCCTGCCTGGATGCGGTAAAACAACAATCTTCAACGCCCTGACGGCTGCAGGCGCAAACGCCTTCACTGCTTCGGAATCGAACGTGGCTTCGGTGCCGGTTCCTGATTCTCGAATCGTGAAGCTCGTTAAGATGTACAACGCGCCCAAGATAGTGCCTGCCATGCTTGATGTAGTCGATATTCCGGGTCTGGCGTCGGGCTCAACCGCCGAAGAAGGCAGAGGCTCTAAGCTCCTGGCCCATATCAAGGATGTGGATGCATTGCTGCACGTCGTTCGCTCTTTCGAGGATGCAAACGTTCCTTACGCGAATGATACCGTCGATCCGGTACGAGATGTCCAGACCATCGACCTCGAACTCGTCGTTGCTGATTCCCAGACCGTTGAAAACAAGATTATCCGCATCTCAAAAAAGGCGCGCACCGGAGACAAGGATGCCCAGAAGGAAGTGGCCGCTTGCGAAAAGGTTCTTCGAGGTCTTAATGAAGGCATACCGGCGCGCAAACAGGGGCTCGACGAAGCTGAGAAGAAAGCGGTAAGGGAGTGCAATCTGCATTCGCTGAAGCCGCAAATATACGTTGCAAACATCAAGGACGTTGCCGATGCGGATAACCGCCATGTGAAGGCGCTCGCAAGAGTGGCGGACGCCGAAGGAGCCGAGCTGGTCGTGATATGCGGAAGGGACGAAGCCGAGATAGCAATGATGGATTCGGTCGATCAGGCGATGTTTCTTGCAGAACTCGGTCTCGGAGAGTCCTCAAGGGAGCGGCTAATGCATGCCGCACGCAGAGCGCTCGGGCTCGTCAATTTCATAACCGCAGGCGAGAAGGAGGTCCACATCTGGACATGCCGCTCGGGCGACAAGGCGCCAGTTGCCGCAGGCAAGATTCATACCGACATGGAGAAGGGATTCATCAGGATGGAGGTCATCCGCTACGAGGATTTGGTGACGCTCGGTTCTGAAACCGCTGTTGCAAGGGCCGGAAAACAAAGGGTAGAAGGCAAGGACTACATAGTCCAGGAGGGCGATATCGTGGGAGTGCGCTTCAACAAATCCTGA
- a CDS encoding DNA-3-methyladenine glycosylase I, with protein MTKQRCGWAGAQNELYLKYHDEEWGVPCHDDTKLFEMLVLEGAQAGLSWSTVLNKRENYRKAFDNFDPAKVAAYGDNKVAELLANEGIIRNRLKVNSAIRNARVVLEIQKEFGSLDEYIWGFVEGKPVQNKIRSMREIPARTELSDKISKDLVKRGMNFVGSTIIYAFMQAVGMVNDHEVACFRHSEVGRLS; from the coding sequence ATGACCAAACAACGATGCGGTTGGGCAGGCGCCCAAAACGAACTCTATCTGAAATATCACGATGAGGAATGGGGCGTGCCCTGCCACGATGATACTAAGCTCTTCGAGATGCTCGTTCTGGAAGGCGCTCAGGCAGGTCTTTCGTGGTCTACGGTCTTGAATAAGAGGGAGAACTACCGCAAGGCCTTCGATAACTTCGACCCGGCAAAAGTCGCGGCGTATGGCGATAACAAGGTAGCCGAACTGCTCGCCAATGAGGGCATCATCCGCAACCGCCTGAAGGTCAACTCGGCAATTCGCAACGCCAGGGTGGTTCTGGAGATTCAAAAGGAGTTTGGGAGTCTTGATGAATACATCTGGGGATTTGTTGAAGGAAAGCCGGTTCAAAACAAAATCCGTTCCATGCGAGAAATCCCGGCAAGAACCGAGCTATCGGATAAGATTTCGAAAGACCTCGTGAAAAGGGGAATGAACTTCGTCGGCTCGACCATCATTTACGCCTTCATGCAGGCAGTCGGTATGGTAAACGACCACGAAGTTGCGTGCTTCAGGCATTCCGAGGTTGGGAGGCTGAGCTAA
- a CDS encoding HaeII family restriction endonuclease: MVKEETTFCREKINKMLKRSQSKSIYSLITLGIVDSYVKTGQDICSDKDIRQWYYEAIKQMKRFLGHDLHMGGKYNDSYPTRISKYSVLKVLDVKKYQLTEPFKKEAKELIKWIPEAVAQYIAKKLTIIPQLGEKKFRSVVSSSARKFAELIENNIDVNPINFEIFSFAILKVHLEKFACRIYRDTRTSAHDKGVDISTNFGVVYQIKKIKLTNQKIAKGVYDELKSNFDNDRLEDGKVIIVIDDIAKPVKEYLIDMKIQSLSKRYLLDLAGQFDCDEDREKVLRVIFEEFSREYSSDI; encoded by the coding sequence ATGGTGAAAGAAGAAACCACTTTTTGTAGAGAAAAAATCAACAAGATGCTAAAAAGATCCCAATCGAAAAGTATTTACTCTTTGATAACCTTAGGAATTGTTGATTCTTATGTAAAGACTGGTCAAGATATATGCTCTGACAAAGATATTAGACAATGGTATTATGAAGCTATAAAGCAGATGAAAAGATTCTTGGGGCATGACTTACATATGGGTGGGAAGTATAACGATTCATATCCCACACGAATATCAAAGTACTCGGTTCTAAAAGTGCTCGACGTAAAGAAATACCAACTAACAGAGCCTTTCAAAAAAGAAGCAAAAGAACTTATCAAGTGGATACCAGAAGCTGTGGCGCAATATATAGCCAAGAAGCTTACAATAATTCCGCAGTTAGGAGAAAAGAAATTCAGAAGTGTAGTTTCCTCAAGTGCCAGAAAATTCGCAGAATTGATTGAAAATAACATCGACGTTAATCCTATTAACTTCGAGATATTCAGCTTCGCAATTCTCAAAGTGCACCTCGAAAAGTTCGCATGTAGGATTTACAGGGACACGCGTACATCAGCGCACGACAAAGGCGTAGATATCTCAACTAACTTCGGTGTAGTTTATCAGATAAAGAAAATTAAACTAACTAATCAGAAAATTGCAAAAGGTGTCTACGATGAGTTAAAGTCGAATTTCGACAATGACAGGTTGGAAGATGGGAAAGTAATCATTGTGATTGACGATATAGCAAAACCTGTAAAAGAATACCTTATCGACATGAAGATTCAATCCCTGAGTAAAAGATATTTGCTCGATCTAGCTGGTCAGTTTGATTGTGATGAGGATAGAGAAAAAGTTCTACGGGTTATCTTTGAAGAGTTCAGCAGGGAATACTCAAGCGATATATGA
- a CDS encoding TetR/AcrR family transcriptional regulator, with product MNVQSTETDDKRSAILKATVELIAQNGFHGTPMSEVARRAGVSAGIIYHYFKSKDDLILKLHMDIKRRFAEALAAGDDDKMPPYPRFYNLWRNMIRYLTDNPADRAFISQFDNSPYDKMCGTELHFTAFARTVVFIQYGIDAGILKPFPVMVIMEATFALASAVSRLESIGLTIDEELLRTTSKMAWDAITKHEEPGR from the coding sequence ATGAATGTTCAATCAACCGAAACGGACGACAAGCGTTCCGCAATATTAAAAGCGACGGTGGAGCTTATTGCCCAGAACGGGTTCCACGGAACGCCGATGTCGGAAGTCGCCAGGAGAGCGGGCGTAAGCGCAGGCATCATCTACCACTACTTCAAGAGCAAGGACGACCTGATTCTCAAGCTGCATATGGATATCAAAAGGCGGTTTGCAGAGGCGCTCGCAGCGGGCGACGACGATAAGATGCCCCCCTATCCGCGGTTTTACAACCTGTGGCGCAACATGATTCGCTATCTTACAGACAATCCTGCGGACCGCGCGTTCATCAGCCAGTTCGATAACTCGCCGTACGACAAGATGTGCGGCACAGAACTGCACTTCACCGCATTTGCCCGAACAGTGGTGTTTATACAGTACGGAATAGACGCCGGCATACTTAAACCCTTTCCCGTGATGGTGATAATGGAGGCCACATTTGCCCTTGCCTCAGCCGTTTCAAGACTCGAATCTATTGGACTTACAATAGACGAAGAGTTGCTGAGGACGACCTCGAAAATGGCCTGGGACGCTATCACCAAGCACGAGGAACCCGGAAGATGA
- a CDS encoding flavodoxin family protein produces the protein MKALVMNGAEDESFQMIEAELLRQLEKRGFTVTTLQMREMEIDTCAGCFGCWVKTPGECVINDACRDVAKEMVQSDMVVYLTPVTFGGYSYHIKKAVDRFIPVLLPYFRVIKGEIHHPHRYKKRPSLVSLGILENKDEEQEKIFYALNQRNALNMDPPSYGAGIIHSSQDTKEYAEKIRAMLDSLEVKSA, from the coding sequence ATGAAGGCACTTGTTATGAACGGCGCAGAAGACGAATCTTTCCAAATGATAGAAGCCGAGCTTTTACGTCAGTTAGAAAAAAGAGGGTTCACAGTTACCACGCTCCAGATGAGGGAGATGGAGATTGATACATGCGCCGGATGCTTCGGCTGCTGGGTCAAAACACCAGGAGAGTGCGTTATAAATGACGCATGCAGGGATGTTGCGAAAGAGATGGTTCAATCGGATATGGTCGTATACCTCACACCGGTTACATTCGGCGGGTATTCGTATCATATCAAAAAAGCGGTGGATAGATTCATTCCCGTGCTGCTGCCTTACTTCAGGGTTATCAAAGGCGAGATTCACCACCCCCACCGCTACAAAAAAAGGCCTAGCCTGGTTTCCCTAGGTATTTTGGAGAATAAGGACGAGGAACAGGAAAAGATTTTCTATGCGCTCAACCAGCGAAATGCCCTGAACATGGATCCACCCTCGTACGGTGCTGGAATTATTCATTCGAGTCAAGATACGAAAGAATACGCTGAAAAGATTCGAGCAATGCTCGATTCGCTGGAGGTGAAAAGTGCCTAA
- a CDS encoding NAD(P)H-dependent oxidoreductase has translation MPKVLGLVGSPKGASSNSSSITDYLLKKLSESGLETEKLLIYAEHRRDKELEEVINKVDEANVVVVTFPLYVDSMPARLTRALELIHASRKGKKPQKDQRFVAICQCGFPESHQNNLALDMCKRFAELSGFRWIGGIPIGGGGIIGEQNLEEAGGRVKHITSALDIAASAIAEDSEIPEDAINAASKLPIPKRMYLMIGNMGWNSIARKNGLKRRQMFAKPYERSN, from the coding sequence GTGCCTAAGGTTTTAGGATTAGTGGGCAGCCCAAAGGGGGCATCGTCAAACTCAAGCTCAATTACGGATTATCTCTTAAAGAAACTATCGGAAAGCGGTTTAGAAACGGAAAAACTTTTGATATACGCGGAGCATCGCAGGGATAAAGAATTGGAAGAAGTCATAAACAAAGTGGATGAAGCGAATGTCGTGGTCGTAACCTTTCCCTTGTACGTTGACAGCATGCCCGCGCGACTTACCAGGGCGCTAGAATTGATTCACGCCTCGCGAAAGGGAAAGAAACCGCAAAAGGACCAGCGTTTCGTGGCTATCTGCCAATGCGGTTTTCCAGAATCGCACCAGAACAATCTTGCTCTCGATATGTGCAAACGTTTTGCAGAGCTATCCGGATTTCGCTGGATTGGCGGAATACCTATAGGCGGAGGCGGGATTATCGGAGAGCAAAATCTTGAAGAAGCGGGCGGCAGGGTCAAACATATCACGAGCGCACTCGACATCGCTGCATCGGCAATAGCCGAAGATTCCGAGATACCGGAAGATGCGATAAATGCGGCCTCCAAATTGCCTATACCGAAGCGAATGTATCTCATGATAGGCAACATGGGTTGGAATAGCATAGCCCGAAAGAACGGTCTTAAGAGAAGACAGATGTTCGCAAAGCCCTACGAAAGGAGTAATTGA
- a CDS encoding MBL fold metallo-hydrolase, with amino-acid sequence MMENRIFEKRVLFLSLVLFTVSCSTRPSSSVRCGREELVTIPLGHTTAYLLRGEKTILIDTGNPGDGEKILERFDKLGIPREEISLIILTHNNIDHAGSAAMLKEKLVVPLAVHEADAPNLRLGTNIGTARSAFGKVFAALTHVKTLTPCEPDFYLSDGMSLEAYGVDAKIVHTPGHTPGSITLLLPSGEAIAGDLIFADFPFSVRKPGEPMFCDDPGLARESIRKLLNRSPKIIYVAHGGPFKPEDVNEYLEKKENKSD; translated from the coding sequence ATGATGGAAAACCGTATATTCGAGAAAAGGGTTCTATTCTTGAGTCTCGTTCTCTTTACCGTCTCATGCTCAACAAGGCCTTCATCTTCAGTAAGATGCGGGAGAGAGGAACTTGTAACGATACCCCTTGGTCATACAACCGCTTATCTTTTAAGAGGGGAGAAAACCATACTAATTGACACCGGGAATCCAGGGGATGGAGAGAAGATACTTGAAAGATTTGACAAACTCGGGATACCGAGAGAAGAGATATCGTTGATTATCCTAACCCACAACAACATAGACCATGCAGGAAGCGCCGCCATGCTTAAGGAGAAACTTGTGGTCCCTTTAGCTGTGCATGAGGCGGATGCCCCCAATCTAAGGCTGGGGACAAACATAGGGACAGCCCGCAGCGCCTTCGGCAAGGTTTTTGCAGCGCTTACCCATGTTAAAACGCTTACTCCTTGTGAACCGGATTTTTACTTGTCCGACGGTATGAGCCTTGAGGCTTACGGAGTGGATGCAAAGATTGTTCATACGCCGGGCCATACACCAGGTTCAATCACCCTGCTTCTTCCGTCAGGCGAGGCTATCGCAGGGGATCTTATTTTCGCCGACTTTCCCTTTTCGGTCAGAAAACCAGGAGAGCCTATGTTCTGCGATGATCCTGGGCTTGCCCGCGAAAGCATTCGGAAGCTTTTGAATCGTTCGCCAAAGATTATCTACGTTGCCCACGGCGGCCCCTTCAAACCCGAAGACGTAAATGAGTATCTCGAAAAAAAGGAGAACAAAAGTGACTAA
- a CDS encoding SDR family NAD(P)-dependent oxidoreductase has protein sequence MTKKTALVTGASSGIGRAIVHELLADGLDVYAAARNEQSIFELKEKGARTIRLDVTDNNSMESAVRMIESESGCVDVLVNNAGYGHYGAIEDVSMTEARVQMETNVFGMARLIQLVLPGMRKKGRGKIVNISSMGGKMGFAFGGWYHASKHAVEGLSDALRQEVAPFGIDVIVIEPGPIRTPWIDVSAENLRKHSAEGPYAKDSRIMAEFLKAPYRNRMSTGPEAVSKIISRALKSKHSLPRYRAGWTASFMITLRRLLSDRGFDNMVKSQLKAISKRLEKSKEVA, from the coding sequence GTGACTAAGAAAACCGCACTGGTTACAGGTGCATCCTCCGGGATAGGCAGAGCTATAGTTCATGAATTGCTTGCGGACGGTTTAGATGTTTATGCGGCAGCAAGAAACGAACAAAGCATTTTTGAATTGAAGGAGAAGGGCGCCCGGACAATTCGATTGGACGTTACCGACAACAATTCGATGGAATCAGCTGTCAGAATGATAGAATCCGAGTCCGGATGCGTTGACGTACTCGTCAACAACGCGGGATACGGTCATTATGGAGCAATAGAGGACGTTTCAATGACCGAGGCTCGAGTCCAGATGGAGACCAACGTTTTCGGCATGGCAAGACTTATTCAGTTAGTTCTTCCGGGAATGAGAAAGAAGGGGCGGGGAAAGATTGTAAACATCTCCTCGATGGGCGGCAAGATGGGCTTTGCTTTCGGCGGCTGGTATCATGCATCCAAGCACGCGGTCGAGGGATTATCGGACGCCTTGAGGCAGGAGGTAGCGCCGTTCGGCATAGACGTCATCGTAATCGAGCCGGGGCCTATACGGACGCCTTGGATAGATGTTTCAGCTGAAAATCTGCGCAAACACTCGGCCGAAGGTCCCTACGCAAAAGACTCCCGCATCATGGCCGAGTTTCTCAAGGCTCCTTACAGGAACAGGATGTCAACAGGACCGGAAGCGGTCTCAAAAATAATATCGCGGGCGCTGAAATCCAAACACTCCCTCCCCCGCTACAGGGCTGGCTGGACAGCGAGTTTCATGATAACGCTGCGCCGGCTGCTTTCCGACAGGGGTTTCGACAATATGGTCAAATCCCAGCTCAAGGCTATCTCAAAAAGACTCGAAAAATCAAAGGAGGTCGCATGA
- a CDS encoding 4Fe-4S binding protein, giving the protein MTTIYYFTGTGNSLWAARKLSELLDGATLKPMAKLMKEKTVAADSDTVGFVFPLYFSGTPDIVMRFVDKINLDKADYCFTVVTRGLTGGIVFSQLNGILERKSKRLHSAFYLTTHDNYIPNFNAPSEEKAKRITDSALSRIQKIADIIRNKVDEKPRDSLAGKLTGNFAYHGWIKEVHEKDREFWTDEQCNSCGTCVKVCPVDNVEMVDGKPSWHHRCEQCFACIHLCPKTSIQIGRRTLKRTRYRHPDISLKDIIAQKG; this is encoded by the coding sequence ATGACGACAATCTATTACTTTACCGGAACCGGCAACTCGCTCTGGGCGGCAAGAAAGCTCTCGGAGCTGCTCGACGGCGCAACACTCAAGCCAATGGCAAAGCTAATGAAGGAGAAGACCGTTGCCGCGGACTCGGATACCGTTGGGTTCGTTTTTCCTCTTTACTTCTCTGGGACACCCGATATCGTTATGCGGTTCGTGGATAAGATAAATCTGGATAAAGCAGACTATTGCTTTACAGTTGTAACACGCGGCTTAACCGGAGGGATAGTCTTCTCGCAGCTTAACGGAATTCTTGAGCGAAAATCAAAAAGACTGCACTCGGCATTCTACCTGACCACTCACGACAACTACATCCCGAACTTCAACGCACCCAGCGAGGAGAAAGCAAAAAGAATTACAGATTCGGCGCTTTCGCGTATCCAAAAAATTGCAGACATCATCAGGAACAAAGTCGATGAAAAACCCAGGGATTCGCTCGCCGGAAAGCTTACGGGCAACTTCGCTTACCACGGATGGATAAAAGAAGTTCACGAGAAGGACAGGGAGTTCTGGACCGATGAGCAATGCAATTCCTGCGGAACGTGCGTAAAGGTCTGCCCGGTGGACAACGTCGAGATGGTCGATGGAAAGCCGTCCTGGCATCACCGCTGCGAACAGTGCTTTGCCTGCATACACCTCTGTCCGAAGACCTCGATACAGATAGGAAGAAGAACATTGAAACGCACCCGCTACCGCCACCCCGATATATCCTTAAAAGATATAATCGCTCAGAAGGGCTAG
- a CDS encoding arginine decarboxylase, pyruvoyl-dependent translates to MNVFVPSKVFLTRGVGRAKDKLASFEAALRLAGIAPFNLVKVSSILPPGCRIISRSRGVAQLLHGQIVFVVMSENQTDEPHRLISASVGLAVPADRTQYGYLSEYHSFGEKEDKAGDYAEDLAAQMLASTLGVPFDVNSSYDERREIWKISDKIVRTSHITQTAVGSRDTGWTSVIAAAVFVP, encoded by the coding sequence GTGAATGTCTTTGTTCCGAGTAAAGTTTTTTTAACGCGCGGCGTAGGCCGCGCTAAGGATAAACTGGCTTCCTTTGAGGCTGCACTGAGGCTTGCCGGCATAGCTCCCTTCAATCTCGTAAAGGTTTCTAGCATTCTTCCGCCGGGATGCAGGATAATCTCGCGCTCAAGGGGAGTGGCGCAACTTCTTCACGGACAAATCGTCTTTGTTGTGATGAGCGAGAACCAGACGGACGAGCCGCATCGGCTTATTTCGGCTTCAGTTGGACTTGCAGTTCCCGCAGACAGGACTCAATACGGGTATCTATCGGAATATCATTCCTTTGGAGAAAAGGAAGACAAAGCCGGGGACTACGCTGAGGACCTGGCGGCGCAGATGCTGGCCTCGACGCTGGGAGTTCCTTTCGACGTGAATTCAAGCTACGATGAACGCCGTGAGATATGGAAAATCTCGGATAAGATTGTCAGAACAAGTCATATAACTCAAACCGCTGTCGGCTCCAGGGACACAGGTTGGACATCCGTCATAGCTGCAGCGGTTTTTGTGCCATAG